One Dermochelys coriacea isolate rDerCor1 chromosome 21, rDerCor1.pri.v4, whole genome shotgun sequence genomic window carries:
- the PHTF1 gene encoding protein PHTF1 isoform X3, with product MAQRILLRRSVEGASSDNSYEDKNRKPLTTSNQSVSQVNQAIKGTRESDSVVESELDSTAFSQESRSCFSGGSQSCSVSRRDSESTRHDSETEDMLWDDLLHGPECRSSYTSDSEEGNVKGNKRDLKDDVFQQNHLFWLQNTSPASAKVSALIWEGSECKKVDMSVLEISGIIMSRVNAYQQGVGYQMLGNVVTIGLACLPFLYRLFHSKNLEQLQSISVKELLNIFCGAPTITPVIVLAVINFLERLCLTWMFFFMMRVAERTYKQRFLFAKLFSHITSARKARKYEIPHFRLKKVENIKIWLSLRSYLKRRGPQRSVDVVVSSIFLLALSIAFICCAQVLKGHKTFLNAAYNWEFLIWETALLLFLLRLASLGSETNKKYSNISILLTEQINLYLKMEKKPNKKEQLSLVNNVLKLSTKLLKELDTPFRLYGLTMNPLIYNITRVVILSAISGVISDLLGFNIRLWKIKP from the exons ATGGCACAGAGGATTTTGTTACGCAGAAGTGTAGAAGGGGCCTCCAGTGACAATAGCTATGAAGACAAGAATAGGAAACCTCTTACTACTTCAAACCAGTCGGTTTCACAG GTCAATCAAGCCATTAAAGGTACCAGAGAGTCCGATAGTGTGGTAGAATCTGAACTAGACTCAACAGCCTTTAGTCAG GAATCAAGGTCTTGTTTTAGCGGTGGGTCCCAGAGCTGCAGTGTGTCTCGGAGAGATTCGGAAAGCACCCGCCATGACTCTGAGACAGAGGACATGCTCTGGGATGACCTCCTTCATGGGCCTGAGTGCCGTTCTTCCTACACCAGTGACAGCGAGGAAGGaaatgtaaaaggaaataaaCGGGACCTGAAAGATGATGTTTTCCAACAG AACCATTTGTTCTGGCTGCAGAATACGAGCCCTGCATCTGCAAAAGTAAGTGCCCTGATCTGGGAAGGAAGTGAGTGCAAGAAGGTGGACATGTCTGTGCTGGAGATCAGCGGGATTATCATGAGCAGA GTTAATGCCTATCAGCAGGGAGTAGGCTATCAGATGCTGGGAAACGTTGTCACCATTGGGTTAGCATGTCTTCCTTTCCTCTACCGGCTCTTCCATTCAAAGAATCTTGAACAGCTGCAATCCATTTCAGTGAAGGAACTTTTGAATATCTTTTGTGGGGCTCCTACCATTACCCCTGTCATTGTCTTGGCTGTGATTAACTTCCTTGAGCGTCTCTGCCTGActtggatgtttttctttatGATGCGTGTTGCTGAGAGAACGTACAAACAG CGGTTTTTGTTTGCCAAACTTTTTAGTCACATAACATCTGCCCGGAAAGCCAGGAAGTATGAAATCCCCCACTTCAGACTCAAGAAGGTGGAGAATATTAAAATTTGGTTATCACTGCGCTCCTATCTAAAG AGAAGAGGACCCCAGCGATCTGTGGATGTAGTTGTGTCTTCAATCTTTTTATTGGCTCTATCAATTGCTTTCATATGCTGTGCACAG GTTTTAAAAGGGCATAAAACATTCCTGAATGCAGCTTACAACTGGGAGTTTCTCATCTGGGAAACAGCCCTCCTCCTTTTTCTACTGCGCCTGGCATCATTGGGCTctgaaaccaacaaaaaatatagTAATATTTCAATCCTGCTCACTGAACAG ATCAACTTATACCTAAAGATGGAAAAGAAGCCAAACAAGAAAGAACAGCTCTCTCTAGTGAACAATGTTTTAAAACTGTCTACAAAGCTACTGAAG GAGTTAGACACACCATTTAGACTCTATGGCCTGACTATGAACCCTTTAATCTACAACATCACACGAGTTGTGATCCTGTCTGCCATCTCAGGTGTTATAAGTGATCTTCTTGGATTCAATATCAGA ttgtggAAAATCAAGCCATGA
- the PHTF1 gene encoding protein PHTF1 isoform X1: protein MAARGRDAIAWYQKKIGAYDQQIWEKSIEQTEMKGFKNKPQKKGHIQPDLIDVDLIRGSTFAKAKPEIPWTSLTRKGIVRVVFFPLFSRWWIQVTSQRIFMWLLVLYLMQVIAVMLYFMIPVASASEIIGPMCLMLLMGTVHCQIVSTQINKPPGTNGGGSSRRRRKLRKPVGSDGSRDAGSWSSSDKTNKGDKQLEPTSIINSLFGMLFRRRLRRVKLVADKGTETESGVSSVYSGIKHRLSRSEYRLLHFKERERLSDGEKSHRDGCTRTGGISDELSSEEDAEAMAQRILLRRSVEGASSDNSYEDKNRKPLTTSNQSVSQVNQAIKGTRESDSVVESELDSTAFSQESRSCFSGGSQSCSVSRRDSESTRHDSETEDMLWDDLLHGPECRSSYTSDSEEGNVKGNKRDLKDDVFQQNHLFWLQNTSPASAKVSALIWEGSECKKVDMSVLEISGIIMSRVNAYQQGVGYQMLGNVVTIGLACLPFLYRLFHSKNLEQLQSISVKELLNIFCGAPTITPVIVLAVINFLERLCLTWMFFFMMRVAERTYKQRFLFAKLFSHITSARKARKYEIPHFRLKKVENIKIWLSLRSYLKRRGPQRSVDVVVSSIFLLALSIAFICCAQVLKGHKTFLNAAYNWEFLIWETALLLFLLRLASLGSETNKKYSNISILLTEQINLYLKMEKKPNKKEQLSLVNNVLKLSTKLLKELDTPFRLYGLTMNPLIYNITRVVILSAISGVISDLLGFNIRLWKIKP from the exons ATGGCCGCACGTGGCAGAGATGCCATCGCCTGGTACCAAAAGAAG attggaGCCTATGACCAACAGATATGGGAAAAGTCTATAGAGCAGACTGAGATGAAG GGCTtcaaaaataaaccccaaaaaaAGGGCCACATACAGCCTGACCTGATAGATGTTGACTTAATCAGAG GCTCCACATTTGCCAAAGCCAAGCCTGAAATCCCGTGGACGTCACTAACTAGAAAGGGGATTGTGCGGGTTGTGTTTTTCCCATTATTCAGCCGTTGGTGGATACAGGTTACATCCCAGCGTATTTTTATGTGGCTTCTGGTGCTTTACCTCATGCAAG TTATAGCAGTCATGTTGTATTTCATGATACCTGTTGCAAGTGCAAGTGAAATCATTGGACCAATGTGCCTTATGCTACTGATGGGAACTGTTCACTGTCAGATCGTGTCCACCCAGATCAACAAACCCCCAGGAACCAATGGAGGTggtagcagcaggaggaggag aaaattacgCAAACCTGTGGGTAGTGATGGGAGCAGAGATGCTGGCAGCTGGTCTTCCTCTGACAAAACCAATAAAGGAGATAAGCAGTTGGAACCTACATCCATTATCAACAGTTTATTTGGCATGCTCTTCCGCAGGAG GTTAAGGAGGGTGAAATTGGTAGCTGATAAAGGGACTGAAACAGAAAGTGGTGTGAGCTCTGTGTATAGTGGCATTAAGCACAGACTTTCCAGATCCGAATATAGACTGCTGcatttcaaagagagagagagactttcagaTGGGGAGAAGAGTCATCGG GATGGCTGCACACGTACGGGTGGCATTTCTGATGAGCTGTCAAGTGAGGAGGATGCTGAAGCCATGGCACAGAGGATTTTGTTACGCAGAAGTGTAGAAGGGGCCTCCAGTGACAATAGCTATGAAGACAAGAATAGGAAACCTCTTACTACTTCAAACCAGTCGGTTTCACAG GTCAATCAAGCCATTAAAGGTACCAGAGAGTCCGATAGTGTGGTAGAATCTGAACTAGACTCAACAGCCTTTAGTCAG GAATCAAGGTCTTGTTTTAGCGGTGGGTCCCAGAGCTGCAGTGTGTCTCGGAGAGATTCGGAAAGCACCCGCCATGACTCTGAGACAGAGGACATGCTCTGGGATGACCTCCTTCATGGGCCTGAGTGCCGTTCTTCCTACACCAGTGACAGCGAGGAAGGaaatgtaaaaggaaataaaCGGGACCTGAAAGATGATGTTTTCCAACAG AACCATTTGTTCTGGCTGCAGAATACGAGCCCTGCATCTGCAAAAGTAAGTGCCCTGATCTGGGAAGGAAGTGAGTGCAAGAAGGTGGACATGTCTGTGCTGGAGATCAGCGGGATTATCATGAGCAGA GTTAATGCCTATCAGCAGGGAGTAGGCTATCAGATGCTGGGAAACGTTGTCACCATTGGGTTAGCATGTCTTCCTTTCCTCTACCGGCTCTTCCATTCAAAGAATCTTGAACAGCTGCAATCCATTTCAGTGAAGGAACTTTTGAATATCTTTTGTGGGGCTCCTACCATTACCCCTGTCATTGTCTTGGCTGTGATTAACTTCCTTGAGCGTCTCTGCCTGActtggatgtttttctttatGATGCGTGTTGCTGAGAGAACGTACAAACAG CGGTTTTTGTTTGCCAAACTTTTTAGTCACATAACATCTGCCCGGAAAGCCAGGAAGTATGAAATCCCCCACTTCAGACTCAAGAAGGTGGAGAATATTAAAATTTGGTTATCACTGCGCTCCTATCTAAAG AGAAGAGGACCCCAGCGATCTGTGGATGTAGTTGTGTCTTCAATCTTTTTATTGGCTCTATCAATTGCTTTCATATGCTGTGCACAG GTTTTAAAAGGGCATAAAACATTCCTGAATGCAGCTTACAACTGGGAGTTTCTCATCTGGGAAACAGCCCTCCTCCTTTTTCTACTGCGCCTGGCATCATTGGGCTctgaaaccaacaaaaaatatagTAATATTTCAATCCTGCTCACTGAACAG ATCAACTTATACCTAAAGATGGAAAAGAAGCCAAACAAGAAAGAACAGCTCTCTCTAGTGAACAATGTTTTAAAACTGTCTACAAAGCTACTGAAG GAGTTAGACACACCATTTAGACTCTATGGCCTGACTATGAACCCTTTAATCTACAACATCACACGAGTTGTGATCCTGTCTGCCATCTCAGGTGTTATAAGTGATCTTCTTGGATTCAATATCAGA ttgtggAAAATCAAGCCATGA
- the PHTF1 gene encoding protein PHTF1 isoform X2, translating to MAARGRDAIAWYQKKIGAYDQQIWEKSIEQTEMKGFKNKPQKKGHIQPDLIDVDLIRVIAVMLYFMIPVASASEIIGPMCLMLLMGTVHCQIVSTQINKPPGTNGGGSSRRRRKLRKPVGSDGSRDAGSWSSSDKTNKGDKQLEPTSIINSLFGMLFRRRLRRVKLVADKGTETESGVSSVYSGIKHRLSRSEYRLLHFKERERLSDGEKSHRDGCTRTGGISDELSSEEDAEAMAQRILLRRSVEGASSDNSYEDKNRKPLTTSNQSVSQVNQAIKGTRESDSVVESELDSTAFSQESRSCFSGGSQSCSVSRRDSESTRHDSETEDMLWDDLLHGPECRSSYTSDSEEGNVKGNKRDLKDDVFQQNHLFWLQNTSPASAKVSALIWEGSECKKVDMSVLEISGIIMSRVNAYQQGVGYQMLGNVVTIGLACLPFLYRLFHSKNLEQLQSISVKELLNIFCGAPTITPVIVLAVINFLERLCLTWMFFFMMRVAERTYKQRFLFAKLFSHITSARKARKYEIPHFRLKKVENIKIWLSLRSYLKRRGPQRSVDVVVSSIFLLALSIAFICCAQVLKGHKTFLNAAYNWEFLIWETALLLFLLRLASLGSETNKKYSNISILLTEQINLYLKMEKKPNKKEQLSLVNNVLKLSTKLLKELDTPFRLYGLTMNPLIYNITRVVILSAISGVISDLLGFNIRLWKIKP from the exons ATGGCCGCACGTGGCAGAGATGCCATCGCCTGGTACCAAAAGAAG attggaGCCTATGACCAACAGATATGGGAAAAGTCTATAGAGCAGACTGAGATGAAG GGCTtcaaaaataaaccccaaaaaaAGGGCCACATACAGCCTGACCTGATAGATGTTGACTTAATCAGAG TTATAGCAGTCATGTTGTATTTCATGATACCTGTTGCAAGTGCAAGTGAAATCATTGGACCAATGTGCCTTATGCTACTGATGGGAACTGTTCACTGTCAGATCGTGTCCACCCAGATCAACAAACCCCCAGGAACCAATGGAGGTggtagcagcaggaggaggag aaaattacgCAAACCTGTGGGTAGTGATGGGAGCAGAGATGCTGGCAGCTGGTCTTCCTCTGACAAAACCAATAAAGGAGATAAGCAGTTGGAACCTACATCCATTATCAACAGTTTATTTGGCATGCTCTTCCGCAGGAG GTTAAGGAGGGTGAAATTGGTAGCTGATAAAGGGACTGAAACAGAAAGTGGTGTGAGCTCTGTGTATAGTGGCATTAAGCACAGACTTTCCAGATCCGAATATAGACTGCTGcatttcaaagagagagagagactttcagaTGGGGAGAAGAGTCATCGG GATGGCTGCACACGTACGGGTGGCATTTCTGATGAGCTGTCAAGTGAGGAGGATGCTGAAGCCATGGCACAGAGGATTTTGTTACGCAGAAGTGTAGAAGGGGCCTCCAGTGACAATAGCTATGAAGACAAGAATAGGAAACCTCTTACTACTTCAAACCAGTCGGTTTCACAG GTCAATCAAGCCATTAAAGGTACCAGAGAGTCCGATAGTGTGGTAGAATCTGAACTAGACTCAACAGCCTTTAGTCAG GAATCAAGGTCTTGTTTTAGCGGTGGGTCCCAGAGCTGCAGTGTGTCTCGGAGAGATTCGGAAAGCACCCGCCATGACTCTGAGACAGAGGACATGCTCTGGGATGACCTCCTTCATGGGCCTGAGTGCCGTTCTTCCTACACCAGTGACAGCGAGGAAGGaaatgtaaaaggaaataaaCGGGACCTGAAAGATGATGTTTTCCAACAG AACCATTTGTTCTGGCTGCAGAATACGAGCCCTGCATCTGCAAAAGTAAGTGCCCTGATCTGGGAAGGAAGTGAGTGCAAGAAGGTGGACATGTCTGTGCTGGAGATCAGCGGGATTATCATGAGCAGA GTTAATGCCTATCAGCAGGGAGTAGGCTATCAGATGCTGGGAAACGTTGTCACCATTGGGTTAGCATGTCTTCCTTTCCTCTACCGGCTCTTCCATTCAAAGAATCTTGAACAGCTGCAATCCATTTCAGTGAAGGAACTTTTGAATATCTTTTGTGGGGCTCCTACCATTACCCCTGTCATTGTCTTGGCTGTGATTAACTTCCTTGAGCGTCTCTGCCTGActtggatgtttttctttatGATGCGTGTTGCTGAGAGAACGTACAAACAG CGGTTTTTGTTTGCCAAACTTTTTAGTCACATAACATCTGCCCGGAAAGCCAGGAAGTATGAAATCCCCCACTTCAGACTCAAGAAGGTGGAGAATATTAAAATTTGGTTATCACTGCGCTCCTATCTAAAG AGAAGAGGACCCCAGCGATCTGTGGATGTAGTTGTGTCTTCAATCTTTTTATTGGCTCTATCAATTGCTTTCATATGCTGTGCACAG GTTTTAAAAGGGCATAAAACATTCCTGAATGCAGCTTACAACTGGGAGTTTCTCATCTGGGAAACAGCCCTCCTCCTTTTTCTACTGCGCCTGGCATCATTGGGCTctgaaaccaacaaaaaatatagTAATATTTCAATCCTGCTCACTGAACAG ATCAACTTATACCTAAAGATGGAAAAGAAGCCAAACAAGAAAGAACAGCTCTCTCTAGTGAACAATGTTTTAAAACTGTCTACAAAGCTACTGAAG GAGTTAGACACACCATTTAGACTCTATGGCCTGACTATGAACCCTTTAATCTACAACATCACACGAGTTGTGATCCTGTCTGCCATCTCAGGTGTTATAAGTGATCTTCTTGGATTCAATATCAGA ttgtggAAAATCAAGCCATGA